One window of Catonella massiliensis genomic DNA carries:
- a CDS encoding adenylosuccinate synthetase, translating to MRTIAVVGKNYGDEGKGLVTASLCSSFKNPLIIKHNGGAQAGHTVEDEGRGTRFVHHQIGAGAEYGADTLFAETYYPDLYQIRKEIEEFKSIFSVVPRIYAEEGCCITTIDDILINMAIETKRGKHRHGSCGMGINECSERIRAGYKITLKQIADSSYDGLRNLLVNIRKEYTLKRIKELKISEQNPYYSMIFDDNIVDNFAVEIKDNSRFIELVSADSTWLKRYDGLIFESGQGLLLDKDYTANAPHLTSSKTGITEPLRFLNKRSLSLQEAIYVTRTYVTKHGAGPLPYEINTSDWADLEMDMTNLPNEWQGDIRYASHGSTYDFLLPVTNDIKDINIKPSLAITHLNETNGKILFENESLDLKNFREIYGDKLQNVYISRSRSGIEKYF from the coding sequence ATGAGAACAATAGCTGTAGTAGGCAAGAATTACGGTGATGAAGGCAAAGGGCTTGTCACAGCAAGCCTTTGTTCTTCGTTTAAAAATCCGTTAATTATAAAACATAACGGTGGTGCACAGGCAGGACATACTGTAGAGGACGAGGGAAGAGGCACACGCTTTGTCCATCATCAGATAGGTGCTGGTGCTGAATACGGCGCTGATACCCTCTTTGCTGAGACTTATTATCCTGATTTGTATCAGATAAGAAAGGAAATCGAGGAGTTCAAATCCATATTCAGCGTAGTTCCAAGGATTTATGCCGAAGAAGGTTGCTGTATAACGACAATAGACGATATCCTTATAAATATGGCTATTGAAACTAAAAGGGGCAAGCACAGACATGGCAGCTGTGGTATGGGAATCAATGAATGCAGCGAGAGGATTAGAGCAGGATATAAGATAACTCTTAAGCAGATAGCAGATTCATCCTATGACGGGCTGCGCAATTTGCTTGTAAATATAAGAAAAGAATATACCCTAAAAAGAATAAAAGAATTGAAAATATCCGAACAAAACCCATATTATTCTATGATTTTTGATGACAATATTGTGGATAACTTTGCTGTAGAAATAAAAGACAACAGTAGATTTATCGAGCTTGTCAGTGCGGATAGTACTTGGCTAAAGCGTTATGATGGATTGATATTCGAATCGGGACAGGGCTTGCTCCTAGATAAGGATTATACTGCGAATGCACCCCATCTCACATCCTCTAAAACCGGCATTACCGAACCCCTTAGATTCTTAAATAAGAGAAGTCTTAGCTTACAGGAAGCAATATATGTTACAAGAACCTATGTTACAAAACACGGTGCAGGACCGCTTCCATACGAAATTAATACAAGTGATTGGGCTGATTTGGAGATGGATATGACAAATCTTCCTAATGAATGGCAGGGAGATATCAGGTATGCAAGTCATGGAAGCACTTATGACTTTCTTCTTCCTGTTACCAACGATATTAAAGATATAAACATCAAGCCTTCTCTAGCTATTACTCACTTGAATGAAACGAATGGGAAAATACTGTTTGAAAATGAGAGTCTTGACCTCAAGAACTTTAGGGAAATATATGGTGATAAGTTGCAAAATGTATATATATCCAGAAGTCGTAGCGGGATTGAAAAATATTTTTAA
- a CDS encoding GNAT family N-acetyltransferase, whose amino-acid sequence MTRLVELNEKNWIDFAELSVKESQKHFLADNIGIIARGYVYRSSGARVIGIADDELAVGLAMIRDMDEEPACYELQQFMIDRRYQRKGYGTQALKMILSELEKERKYDCVEVCVKMDDVAALHVYKKLGFEDTGYIDEDVPDSFNLMYNFKKNEDKVRISEVEAPVEKQKITRLILEALPEWFGLPDSREDYITESSKRPFFAAYSEGQPIGFVYLDETGKDTVELYVMGILKEYHRQGIGRRLVEKAKELAKRKGYSFMQVKTVQMGKYKEYDKTNCFYLSLGFKEFEVFPTLWDEWNPCQVYVMGL is encoded by the coding sequence ATGACCAGACTAGTTGAACTAAATGAGAAAAACTGGATAGATTTTGCAGAACTATCCGTAAAAGAAAGTCAAAAACATTTTTTGGCAGACAACATAGGAATAATTGCCAGAGGATATGTTTATCGTTCATCCGGAGCAAGAGTAATTGGAATAGCTGATGATGAATTGGCTGTGGGACTTGCTATGATAAGAGATATGGATGAAGAGCCTGCCTGCTATGAGCTTCAGCAATTTATGATTGACCGGAGGTATCAGAGAAAAGGCTACGGTACACAGGCATTAAAAATGATTCTGTCGGAGCTTGAAAAAGAGCGTAAATATGATTGTGTTGAAGTTTGCGTAAAAATGGATGATGTTGCTGCCCTGCATGTTTATAAAAAGCTGGGCTTTGAAGACACAGGGTATATTGATGAAGATGTTCCTGATAGCTTCAATCTTATGTATAATTTTAAGAAAAATGAAGATAAGGTTAGAATTTCAGAAGTAGAAGCTCCTGTGGAAAAGCAGAAGATTACGCGACTGATACTTGAGGCTCTACCAGAGTGGTTCGGGCTTCCCGATTCAAGGGAGGATTATATAACCGAAAGCTCAAAACGGCCTTTTTTTGCAGCATACTCTGAGGGTCAACCGATAGGTTTCGTTTATTTGGATGAAACCGGTAAGGATACGGTTGAACTTTATGTTATGGGAATACTTAAAGAATATCACAGACAAGGTATTGGCAGAAGGCTTGTGGAAAAGGCTAAAGAATTGGCAAAGCGGAAGGGATATTCCTTTATGCAGGTAAAAACAGTTCAGATGGGAAAATATAAAGAGTATGATAAAACTAACTGTTTTTATCTTTCTTTAGGGTTTAAAGAATTTGAGGTATTTCCTACGCTTTGGGATGAATGGAATCCTTGCCAGGTATATGTGATGGGACTTTAA
- the alr gene encoding alanine racemase, which yields MKSTLKRTWAEINLDAIEYNYKKIKEHIGENVKFAGIVKADAYGHGSVKVGEKLQELGADYLAVSSIDEAMELRFNGITMPILILGHTPREQVDRLICFNITQAVTCEAKALEYSAEAVKCKGILKIHIKVDTGMSRLGYLCEGEHFETGVQGIVNVCNLPNLDAEGIFTHFAVSDEEGEECREYTEHQLKLFKDVIAEVEKISGKKFLLHHCANTGATVNYPESYMDMVRPGLLLYGYGEYAKKLGLKPVMSMKTAVSTIKVYPKGTKISYGGIYTTTEKTRMGVVPYGYADGFMRCLSNKYSFMTEAGPVKQRGRICMDMCMIDITDKYSIDVGSEIEIFGENNPIETMAEMAGTIPYELVCAVSKRVHRIYIEHGEVVDRELMLRM from the coding sequence ATGAAATCAACACTTAAAAGAACCTGGGCAGAAATAAACTTAGATGCCATAGAGTATAATTATAAGAAAATCAAAGAGCATATCGGAGAAAATGTCAAGTTTGCAGGTATTGTAAAGGCAGATGCCTACGGCCATGGCTCTGTAAAGGTGGGAGAAAAGTTACAGGAACTGGGTGCAGATTATCTTGCAGTCAGTAGCATTGATGAGGCTATGGAGCTTAGATTTAATGGAATTACCATGCCCATCCTAATCCTCGGACATACTCCCAGAGAACAGGTAGATAGGCTCATCTGTTTTAATATAACTCAGGCAGTAACCTGTGAAGCCAAGGCTCTGGAATACAGTGCAGAGGCAGTAAAATGCAAGGGAATTCTTAAGATTCATATAAAAGTGGATACAGGTATGTCAAGGCTGGGCTACCTCTGTGAGGGCGAACATTTTGAAACGGGAGTCCAGGGAATTGTCAATGTATGCAATCTTCCAAACCTCGATGCAGAGGGTATATTTACCCATTTTGCTGTATCTGATGAAGAGGGAGAAGAGTGCAGGGAGTATACAGAACACCAGTTAAAGCTTTTTAAGGATGTAATTGCAGAGGTGGAGAAAATCTCCGGGAAGAAGTTCCTGCTTCACCACTGTGCCAATACCGGTGCTACAGTAAATTACCCTGAAAGCTATATGGATATGGTGCGTCCGGGACTTTTGCTCTATGGATACGGCGAATATGCTAAAAAGCTTGGGCTAAAGCCTGTAATGTCAATGAAAACCGCTGTAAGTACAATCAAGGTATATCCAAAGGGTACCAAGATTAGCTATGGAGGAATATATACTACTACAGAGAAAACCCGCATGGGGGTTGTGCCTTATGGATATGCAGATGGATTTATGCGCTGCCTCTCTAACAAATATTCATTTATGACGGAAGCAGGACCTGTTAAGCAAAGAGGTAGAATCTGTATGGATATGTGTATGATTGACATAACAGACAAGTACAGCATAGATGTGGGCAGTGAGATAGAGATATTCGGGGAGAACAATCCAATAGAAACCATGGCGGAAATGGCAGGAACAATTCCTTACGAACTTGTATGTGCCGTAAGCAAGAGGGTACACAGGATATATATTGAACATGGTGAAGTAGTGGACAGGGAGCTTATGCTTAGGATGTAA
- a CDS encoding LacI family DNA-binding transcriptional regulator, with protein sequence MERKSKIEDARPEEVKPDETRESHRATRADVAKRAGVSETIVSYVVNDNRYVAKDKRERVKKAIEELNYHPNVIARALKKKTSKQILLITDIVLDEYFGEILYQLDKYAYDKGYLVSLCKYHNVDSYIGRVMNSQFDGIIINSAGFKTEYIRQIAGGGIPVVLFLSKKYGEIPKGVATIDSGLYDGVLKGLDLLWEKGARNIVYLAQTLKKSELNKDIRYLAFEEAGKRHGLSSKETLERTFVGFDEDLWQESFAKFLLDNPETDAIFARNDRLAATASKIVTNIGRRIPEDIMILGVDNSSISRLMTPSITTIEQQKEEMSKTAIELIENMNQGTKNLVPEELSKVFETRMIERESTKHKG encoded by the coding sequence ATGGAGCGTAAGTCTAAGATAGAAGATGCAAGGCCCGAAGAAGTAAAGCCTGATGAGACTAGAGAAAGTCATAGGGCGACACGAGCTGATGTTGCAAAACGCGCAGGTGTGAGTGAAACAATAGTTTCTTATGTGGTAAATGACAATAGGTACGTGGCAAAGGACAAGAGGGAAAGAGTTAAAAAGGCCATAGAAGAGCTAAATTATCATCCTAACGTGATTGCAAGGGCTTTGAAAAAGAAGACCAGTAAGCAGATTCTCTTGATTACTGATATAGTACTTGATGAATATTTTGGAGAAATCCTATATCAGTTAGATAAATATGCTTACGATAAAGGCTACCTGGTTTCGCTTTGTAAGTACCACAACGTGGATTCCTATATTGGAAGGGTTATGAATAGCCAATTCGATGGAATAATAATCAATTCTGCGGGATTTAAGACAGAATACATAAGGCAGATTGCGGGCGGCGGAATCCCTGTGGTGTTATTTCTAAGCAAAAAATATGGTGAAATACCTAAGGGAGTAGCTACTATTGACTCAGGACTATATGATGGAGTATTAAAGGGTCTTGACTTGCTTTGGGAAAAGGGAGCAAGGAATATAGTTTATCTGGCTCAAACATTAAAAAAGAGCGAACTAAATAAGGATATAAGGTATTTAGCCTTTGAAGAGGCTGGGAAGCGTCATGGTCTTAGCAGTAAGGAAACCCTCGAGCGGACTTTTGTAGGCTTTGATGAAGACCTATGGCAGGAGAGTTTTGCTAAGTTTTTATTAGATAATCCCGAAACAGATGCAATTTTTGCAAGAAATGACAGGCTGGCTGCAACAGCCTCTAAGATTGTCACGAATATTGGCAGGAGGATTCCTGAAGATATTATGATACTAGGAGTGGATAACTCGAGTATTTCACGCCTTATGACCCCAAGCATAACTACAATTGAACAGCAAAAGGAGGAGATGAGCAAAACTGCTATTGAACTAATCGAAAACATGAACCAAGGCACAAAAAATCTTGTACCGGAAGAGCTAAGTAAAGTATTTGAAACTAGAATGATTGAAAGAGAGAGTACGAAGCACAAGGGATAG
- a CDS encoding carbohydrate ABC transporter permease, producing MKAKKYTWLILRIIVLILILGFLLFPILWVLMTSFKNNMEAYQFPPSFWPKEFTIQSYIDLYKKNNEFFIYYRNNFIVAGATAALSCVIAIFGGYALSRFHFRWNMFILAIFTSAQMFPVISRLISLYKIMKDVSLLNTRTGLIWALTASILPFSIMLMSSFFDAVPKAIEESAQIDGAGRFGTLFKVVMPLVKPGILAVGIYSFLITWDDYLHSTTLIQTDGLRTLSAGVALRYLGELSYDWSLINTISIVGTVPMIFLFFFFQRYMISGLVAGAVKG from the coding sequence ATGAAAGCAAAGAAGTACACTTGGCTGATTTTACGTATAATTGTTTTGATATTAATTCTAGGGTTTTTGCTTTTTCCAATATTATGGGTACTTATGACTTCATTTAAGAACAATATGGAGGCCTATCAGTTTCCGCCTTCATTTTGGCCTAAAGAATTTACTATCCAAAGCTATATAGACCTTTATAAAAAGAATAACGAATTTTTTATTTACTATCGAAACAATTTTATAGTGGCAGGAGCGACAGCGGCCTTATCCTGCGTGATTGCGATATTTGGAGGATATGCACTTTCCAGATTCCATTTTCGCTGGAACATGTTTATACTGGCTATTTTCACTTCTGCACAGATGTTTCCGGTTATAAGCCGTTTAATATCTCTTTATAAAATAATGAAGGATGTAAGTCTTCTTAATACGAGGACAGGGCTAATTTGGGCGTTAACGGCTTCTATCTTACCATTTTCAATTATGCTGATGTCAAGCTTTTTTGATGCTGTTCCTAAGGCTATTGAAGAATCTGCACAGATTGATGGAGCAGGTAGATTTGGAACCTTGTTCAAGGTTGTAATGCCTTTAGTTAAACCCGGAATTTTAGCTGTGGGAATTTATTCATTCCTAATAACTTGGGATGACTATCTTCACTCAACAACTTTGATTCAAACAGATGGGCTTAGAACCTTGTCAGCAGGTGTAGCACTCCGATACTTGGGTGAACTTTCTTATGACTGGTCACTCATTAATACGATATCTATTGTAGGAACCGTGCCAATGATTTTCTTGTTCTTCTTTTTCCAAAGATACATGATTAGTGGTTTAGTAGCAGGAGCTGTAAAAGGTTGA
- a CDS encoding ABC transporter substrate-binding protein: MKKILSMLLVAVLLFGMVGCGGQTSKDDTKQTSEKKTESQSTSAKSTTGSTGKITLKIANYAILEKGYTEFWENAKTKFEEKYPNVTIEWVTAPYAEILNTVINMAGGGDKVDLMFGEMIWMPALIDAGLAAPLEEVIDKDFLDDYYPEILEAFTVDGHLYGLPLYSSPSVLFYNKNIFEKAGLDSSKAPTTYQEMLEMAEKISKLKTDDGNKIYAFGQTTASVPVSGISLLAYTANFGGEYLDKDGKLSLENAGLKESLAMLKDLNDKGYNPQNAKAKDLRNLFALGQLAMYYDNSWGFNGIKSINPDAVNFTAVAVPLKGGNGSGQSILQAHTFFAFDNGTERLEAAKNFMQFIISPEILSDYLKNVTPAFAVRKSMEAEINPLLEQAKSANTNLAPLPMITNLNDFALEVSGLAQAITVGGEEVEAALENFKKSAETILNQ, encoded by the coding sequence ATGAAAAAAATACTTAGTATGTTGTTGGTGGCGGTATTATTGTTTGGTATGGTGGGATGTGGCGGTCAGACTTCTAAAGATGATACAAAACAGACGTCAGAAAAAAAGACTGAAAGTCAGTCTACATCAGCCAAGAGCACAACTGGCTCTACAGGAAAAATTACACTTAAAATAGCGAACTATGCAATTTTGGAAAAAGGTTACACAGAATTTTGGGAAAATGCTAAAACAAAGTTTGAAGAAAAGTATCCAAATGTCACAATTGAGTGGGTAACTGCTCCTTACGCTGAAATATTAAATACAGTCATTAACATGGCTGGTGGCGGAGATAAGGTTGACCTTATGTTTGGTGAAATGATATGGATGCCTGCTCTTATAGATGCAGGACTTGCAGCCCCCCTTGAAGAAGTAATAGATAAGGACTTTTTGGATGATTACTATCCTGAGATATTAGAGGCGTTTACTGTTGACGGACATTTGTATGGACTGCCTCTTTACTCTTCTCCATCAGTTTTATTCTATAACAAGAATATATTTGAAAAAGCCGGACTTGATTCTTCTAAGGCACCAACAACTTATCAGGAAATGCTTGAAATGGCAGAGAAGATTAGTAAGTTAAAAACTGATGATGGAAACAAGATTTATGCATTTGGACAGACAACTGCATCGGTACCGGTTTCAGGCATAAGTTTATTAGCTTATACCGCTAATTTTGGAGGAGAATATCTCGATAAGGATGGCAAGTTAAGCCTTGAAAATGCAGGGTTAAAAGAATCTTTAGCTATGTTAAAAGACTTAAATGACAAGGGATATAACCCGCAGAATGCAAAGGCTAAGGATTTAAGAAACCTCTTTGCATTAGGTCAGTTAGCGATGTATTATGACAATTCTTGGGGATTTAACGGTATCAAATCCATCAATCCGGATGCGGTTAATTTTACTGCTGTAGCTGTTCCTCTTAAAGGTGGAAACGGAAGTGGACAGTCTATCTTACAGGCACACACATTTTTTGCCTTTGACAATGGAACAGAGCGCTTAGAAGCTGCCAAGAATTTCATGCAGTTTATAATTTCACCTGAAATACTGAGTGACTATTTAAAAAATGTAACTCCTGCATTTGCAGTACGTAAGTCAATGGAAGCAGAGATTAATCCTTTGCTTGAGCAGGCTAAATCAGCTAATACAAATTTAGCTCCTTTACCAATGATAACAAACTTAAATGACTTTGCACTTGAAGTTAGTGGACTTGCACAGGCAATTACTGTTGGTGGGGAAGAAGTTGAAGCAGCACTAGAGAATTTTAAGAAATCTGCGGAGACAATATTAAATCAGTAG
- a CDS encoding desulfoferrodoxin family protein: MENLGFYVCKDCDFEVQVIKKGDHEHEHKLFSEELKYLKPNSKEAALEKHVPDVTVDGDTINVAVGSVLHPMTEEHHIEWVYLETEKGGQLKHFKVTDEPKAVFKVADDKALRVYAYCNLHGLWVKEL; encoded by the coding sequence ATGGAGAATTTAGGATTTTATGTCTGTAAGGATTGCGACTTTGAGGTACAGGTAATTAAGAAGGGTGACCACGAGCATGAGCACAAGCTTTTCTCAGAGGAGCTTAAGTACTTAAAGCCAAACTCAAAGGAAGCTGCTCTTGAGAAGCACGTACCTGATGTTACAGTAGATGGCGATACCATCAATGTAGCAGTAGGCAGCGTTCTTCACCCAATGACAGAGGAACATCATATCGAGTGGGTATATCTTGAGACCGAAAAGGGCGGACAGTTAAAGCACTTTAAGGTAACTGATGAGCCTAAGGCTGTATTTAAGGTGGCTGACGATAAGGCTCTTAGAGTATATGCATACTGCAACCTTCACGGACTTTGGGTTAAAGAGTTGTAA
- the rpsT gene encoding 30S ribosomal protein S20, which translates to MANIKSAKKRIKVAAKKTLRNKMITSRVKTLVKKVVSAVAVSDNEAAKVALAPAVAAIDKAANKGVYHRKTASRKISRLTKSVNKLA; encoded by the coding sequence TTGGCTAATATTAAATCTGCGAAGAAAAGAATCAAGGTTGCTGCAAAGAAGACTCTCAGAAATAAAATGATTACTTCTAGGGTTAAGACTCTTGTTAAGAAAGTCGTTTCTGCTGTTGCAGTTAGTGATAACGAGGCTGCTAAGGTTGCTCTCGCTCCTGCAGTTGCTGCCATTGATAAGGCTGCAAACAAAGGCGTATATCACAGAAAAACAGCTTCTAGAAAGATTTCACGTCTTACAAAGTCTGTAAACAAGCTTGCGTAA
- a CDS encoding sulfatase-like hydrolase/transferase, which yields MAKKQFILIMTDSQRRDMISRCNERGENMHTPCLDRLCDEGLAFNSAYTTQPVCGPARAGLFTGTYPHTNGMLGNCMALSQQSLTIGQRLSREGIHAAYIGKWHLDGGDYFGDGICPDGWDEEYWYDMRNYLDELESDKDRERSRKLETALEGDGIGEEFTYGYLCTKRALDFMEKHKDEDYFLVVSYDEPHHPFLAPKSYYEPFYKPYLQKANQHMDFSKLPDHIKVWHEKYMEIQGGNGDGCAVGLLGSNSFIDSQIGRVLEGAEKNAEEALVLYTSDHGDAQGSHGIHAKGPAMYEEITNIPFIVRWKDKIDRGISSEMPVSHIDVVPTILDFYGLPQPESLEGESLLADLTDRDITKKKEGRPVFVEFNRYEVDHDGWGGFQPVRCIVKGKWKLTINLMTQDELYNLEEDADEMHNLIDDPSCEAIRNEMHDLLLNWQNDTRDPLRGYYWEKRPWRKDRQKVSWDCGGYSRSRHREEGEVMEYGYGTGLPIKEYNRKY from the coding sequence ATGGCTAAAAAACAATTCATTTTAATTATGACAGACAGCCAAAGACGTGATATGATAAGCCGCTGCAATGAAAGAGGCGAAAATATGCATACACCTTGCCTTGACCGCCTTTGTGACGAGGGACTTGCATTCAATTCTGCCTACACTACACAGCCCGTTTGCGGTCCTGCGAGGGCCGGGTTGTTTACAGGAACCTATCCTCATACCAATGGAATGTTGGGTAACTGTATGGCATTGTCACAGCAGAGTTTAACTATAGGACAGAGACTAAGCCGCGAAGGAATACATGCTGCCTATATAGGGAAATGGCATCTGGATGGTGGTGACTACTTTGGAGACGGCATCTGCCCGGACGGATGGGATGAAGAGTACTGGTATGACATGAGAAACTATCTGGATGAGCTTGAAAGTGATAAGGACCGGGAACGCTCCCGCAAGCTTGAAACTGCTCTAGAGGGAGATGGTATAGGGGAGGAGTTTACCTATGGATACCTCTGTACCAAGAGAGCGTTAGACTTTATGGAAAAGCACAAGGATGAGGACTATTTTTTAGTTGTATCCTATGATGAACCTCACCATCCTTTCTTAGCGCCAAAGTCATATTATGAGCCTTTTTATAAACCATATTTACAGAAGGCTAACCAGCATATGGATTTTTCAAAGCTGCCTGACCACATCAAGGTATGGCACGAAAAATATATGGAGATTCAAGGCGGTAACGGAGATGGATGTGCGGTAGGTCTGCTTGGTTCTAATTCATTCATTGATTCTCAGATTGGCCGTGTGCTTGAGGGAGCTGAGAAAAATGCTGAAGAAGCACTCGTACTTTACACCTCCGACCATGGAGATGCACAGGGTTCACACGGAATTCACGCTAAGGGACCTGCTATGTATGAGGAAATAACCAATATTCCATTTATTGTGCGCTGGAAAGATAAGATTGATAGGGGTATTTCCAGTGAAATGCCTGTTTCCCACATAGATGTTGTTCCAACTATACTCGACTTTTACGGACTTCCACAGCCTGAGAGCTTAGAAGGAGAGAGCCTGCTTGCGGACTTAACAGATAGAGATATCACGAAGAAGAAGGAAGGAAGACCTGTCTTTGTAGAATTTAACAGATATGAGGTAGACCACGATGGCTGGGGTGGCTTCCAGCCGGTACGCTGTATAGTAAAGGGAAAGTGGAAGCTTACCATTAACCTAATGACTCAGGATGAGCTATACAATCTTGAGGAAGATGCTGATGAGATGCACAACTTGATTGATGATCCGTCTTGCGAGGCAATTAGAAATGAAATGCATGATTTGCTCCTTAACTGGCAAAATGATACCAGAGATCCGCTAAGAGGCTATTATTGGGAGAAGCGTCCTTGGAGAAAGGATAGGCAGAAGGTATCCTGGGATTGTGGCGGATACTCCAGAAGCCGTCACAGAGAAGAAGGAGAAGTTATGGAATACGGCTATGGAACAGGACTTCCAATAAAGGAGTATAACCGTAAATATTAA
- a CDS encoding carbohydrate ABC transporter permease — translation MVKVEKRKGMALKRETGDKLFSLALLMPAVITTVLFIVIPILDSFYRSLLDFKIKNIISGTAGTWNSFQNYIKIFQSGKLLQAVWVNLVFVTAVVTLQFVISMTLALILNQKIRGSRFFRSVMMIPWVVPTVISGLVWMWIYQPQYGLLKYLVSLFSGGRITDFAILNDQNTALIGVIIAALWKQIPLGALLLLAGLSNVPSDMQEAASIDGANYWQKLTKIIIPSMMSVIKITLTMSIIENFKQFPLVWTMTGGGPNGSTTTLGVLSYREAFVSNNLGSGAAVTTMWMALMIIVVFLFNKAVRTERQV, via the coding sequence GTGGTAAAGGTAGAAAAAAGAAAAGGAATGGCCTTAAAAAGGGAAACCGGAGATAAATTATTTTCACTTGCATTGCTTATGCCTGCAGTGATTACTACGGTTTTATTCATTGTGATTCCAATTTTAGACTCTTTTTACAGAAGTTTATTGGATTTTAAAATCAAAAATATTATATCAGGTACAGCTGGGACTTGGAACTCATTTCAAAACTACATTAAGATTTTTCAAAGTGGAAAACTTCTTCAAGCTGTGTGGGTAAATCTTGTTTTTGTTACTGCTGTTGTAACATTACAGTTTGTAATTAGTATGACTTTGGCATTAATATTAAATCAAAAGATAAGGGGAAGCCGCTTTTTCCGCAGTGTAATGATGATTCCCTGGGTAGTACCTACAGTTATTTCAGGCCTTGTATGGATGTGGATATATCAACCGCAGTATGGTTTGTTAAAATATCTTGTAAGTCTGTTTTCCGGTGGAAGAATTACGGATTTTGCGATTCTTAATGATCAAAACACTGCACTAATTGGAGTTATAATTGCTGCTCTATGGAAACAGATACCTCTTGGGGCTTTACTTTTACTGGCAGGTCTTAGTAATGTGCCAAGTGATATGCAAGAGGCAGCATCAATAGATGGAGCAAATTACTGGCAGAAACTGACTAAAATCATTATTCCATCAATGATGTCAGTGATAAAAATTACATTAACAATGTCAATAATTGAGAATTTTAAGCAATTCCCTCTTGTATGGACAATGACAGGGGGAGGGCCAAATGGTTCAACAACTACTTTGGGAGTTTTAAGTTATCGTGAAGCATTCGTATCCAATAACTTAGGCTCAGGTGCGGCTGTTACTACCATGTGGATGGCTCTTATGATAATAGTTGTATTTCTGTTTAATAAAGCAGTGCGTACAGAAAGGCAGGTCTAG